The DNA region GGGCAATGAAAAATCCGGACTTCAAGGTAGGCATCACTTCCCTCGGCGATCTGGACACCATCGCTCCTGCCGTACAGAAAGGAAATAAAGAACTTCTCGCCTATATCAATGATGAAATAAAAAAATTAGGCAAAGAAAACTTTTTCCACAAAAACTACGAAGCCACCTTGGCTCCCGTTTACGGCAGTGCTGTCAATCCTGACGATCTTGTCGTGGAAGGCGGGGAAGTAAAGAAATAATGCACAAAACCGGGCTGCCTGCTGACCATGGGCTGCCCGGTTTTCATTTGCCTTTCTATATTTCCTTTCGCGGAACTGTGCTTAAAAGAACCGTTCATGCTATCATAAGGGCATGGATTCTCATGAAAGGAGAACTTTATGGAACGATTTGATTTTGATACCGTCATCAACAGAAAAAACACGGCCTGCCTTAAATACGATTTCGCCGGAGAATACGGCGTCCCCGAAGATACACTCCCCTTTTGGATCGCCGACATGGATTTTAAAGTGGCGGACTGCATCACCGATGCTCTTCGTGACCGCATAGAGCATGGTATTTACGGGTACTCCGACACAGGCGTTTCTTATTTCCGGGCGCTCGCCGGCTGGGAGAAAAAACATTTCAACTGGGATATCCGCCCGGAATGGCTCATAAAGACTCCCGGCGTCGTTCCCGCCATCAACATCGCCGTAAAGGCTCTGACAAAAGAAAATGACGCCGTCCTCATCAATCAGCCCGTTTACCATCCTTTTCATGCCGCCATCACGCAAAATAACAGGAAACTCATTAACAGCCCCCTCATTCTTAAAGACGGCCATTATGAAATTGATTTTGCCGATCTGGAAGAAAAAATTAAAACCCACAAGGTAAAGGCGGCTGTCCTCTGCTCCCCCCACAACCCCGTGGGCCGTGTGTGGACAATAGAGGAGCTGCATGCCTATGCGGAAATCTGCAGAAAGTACAATGTCGCTGTTATTTGTGACGAGATCCATGCCGACTTCGTCTTCAAAGGGCACAAACATATCCCCTTTGCCTCTGTCAGCGAAGACGCGGCAGACAGGTCTGTCACCTGCACCGCCCCCAGTAAAACTTTTAATATCGCAGGACTCCAGACATCAAACATCCTTATTCCCAATGAGTCCATCAGAAATAAATTTAAAGCCGTCCTTGATTCTTTCGGCTATGAACGCCCGAATGTCATGGGTATTATTGCAGCCGAGGCCGCCTACCGCGGCGGGGAAGAATGGCTTGCCGCTGTCTGGGAATACATCGAAAACAATCTTGCTTTTACTAAAAAATTCCTTGCCGGCAGACTGCCGAAAATGAAACTCATCGAGCCGGAAGGGACTTATCTTCTCTGGATCGACTGCAACGCGTATGACATCACCGATAAAGAATTGGAAAATAAACTTCTTTATGACGCAAAACTCTGGCTCGACATGGGCTCCATGTTCGGCCCGGAAGGAAATAAATTTTTCCGCTTCAACATCGCCTGCCCGAAATCCGTTTTAGAAAAAGGGCTGGGTCAGCTGGCCGAAGCATTTAAAGAATGACAGCTGAAAAACAAAATGCCCCACCACTGTCGGTCGGCATTTTGTTTTTTTATTCCTGCTTCAGCTGTAATATTCTCTTAAACTCCGCATCTTCAC from Dialister invisus DSM 15470 includes:
- a CDS encoding MalY/PatB family protein; translation: MERFDFDTVINRKNTACLKYDFAGEYGVPEDTLPFWIADMDFKVADCITDALRDRIEHGIYGYSDTGVSYFRALAGWEKKHFNWDIRPEWLIKTPGVVPAINIAVKALTKENDAVLINQPVYHPFHAAITQNNRKLINSPLILKDGHYEIDFADLEEKIKTHKVKAAVLCSPHNPVGRVWTIEELHAYAEICRKYNVAVICDEIHADFVFKGHKHIPFASVSEDAADRSVTCTAPSKTFNIAGLQTSNILIPNESIRNKFKAVLDSFGYERPNVMGIIAAEAAYRGGEEWLAAVWEYIENNLAFTKKFLAGRLPKMKLIEPEGTYLLWIDCNAYDITDKELENKLLYDAKLWLDMGSMFGPEGNKFFRFNIACPKSVLEKGLGQLAEAFKE